The genomic stretch CTCTGCAACTGGCTCGTCGTGCTTGCGGTCTGGATGGGAATGGCCGCAACTGAGATAGTGGACAAGATCTGGGCGATCTTCTTCCCGATCATGACGTTCGTCGCCGCGGGCTTCGAGCACTCCATCGCCAACATGTACTTCATGGCGCTCGGCATGTTCCTGAAGGGCACCCCCGCGGCGGTAGAGGCATCCGGGCTCTCCGAGCAGGTCCTTTCACGCGTCGGAGTGGGCGGCTATCTCAGCAACCTGATCCCCGTGACCATCGGAAACATGGTTGGAGGAATAGTCTTCGTCGCCGTGTTCTACTACTTCATATTCAAGGACGGCCTTACGGACCTCGAATAGCCCCGGTCTTCACGCCGTACCAAGGCAATCGCCCGAAAAGAGGCGATTGCCTTTTTTATGCTATAATGTTCTCAGAAAGAGTCCCTGCGGTGCCCGTGATCGTGATTTTTGTCTTGAGCCAACACTCGCGCCTTGCGGGGCCGCCAGTTCGGGCCGGTGGAGGAGCCGTGAAAACGGTGACGAAACTGAGGCTTGACAGGCCCTAATGCTATAGGAACGGGTCAAGACGTTCATGACACGGCATTGCGGGGAAGCATCAGGACAGGGACGGAGATATGCCGCTCCCTGTCTTTTATTAGGAGGAAAACCCTTGTCTTCACACGGATGTACACACCTCTGGCGCCCCGCCCTTTCAAGCTCGTTCATCCTGGACTGGGACGGTGTCCTGGCCGAGACCAAGCTCAGCTTCGCCCATATTCGAGAGAAGTACTTCCAAGGCAGATTCGTCCCCCTGTTCGAGTCGATAGAGACTCTCCCTGCGGAGACGGCCAAGGCACTGGAAAAAGACATATACAACGAAGAAATGAGAGGCGCCGAGATCGCCGAGGCGGTTCCCGGCGCCTTCGAGCTCGTCGAATGGCTCCAGGCGAAGGGCATCCCCTGGTGCGTCGTATCAAGGAACTGCTTCGACTCCATTCGCCTGGCGGCGCAGAAAGCGGGCCTCTCCTTGCCATCGATCGTATACAGCAGGGATACGCCGCCTGTAAAACCTTCCCCGGAGGCCCTATGGCGGGCCGCGGAGGATATGAAGGTCCACCCGTCGGGTTGCCTCATGATAGGGGACTTCGTCTACGACCTGGTGGGCGCGAGGCGCGCAGGCATGAGGGCGGTCCTGGTGCAGCGCCCGGGAGTGGAATGGGAGCATTGGGCGGACGCCTCCTTCGACAGGCTGCTGGATTTCGTGGAAGTGCTGAAGAAAGAAGGTTCGCTCCAGGCCTGGGAGTACAGGGCGCTTCAAGGATCCGGTGGTGACGCCGCCTCCCTCGAAGCCTTGGCCGGATGCGCTCTTTCGATGCCCGACTCCCGCGAGGACATCCTCTCTGTGTGCATGAAGTGCGCTGCAAGAGGGGTGTTGAACTTCCACCTGGAGGGGGAGGGGACCCTGGGCGCCGCCCAGTGGTTCGAGATCCAGGGATTGTCGCCCGAGTGGCTCGATATGCCTGTGAAAGAGGTGTTGAAACACCTGCTCGGCTTGAAGTATCCTCTCGCCCGCGTTATCGATGATATGGCCGGATTCACCGCCCTGCGGGTGAACGAGGCAGGAGAACCGGAGGTACTGTGATGACGCCCCGCGGGTTTGCCGAGACACCCTTGGCGGAGAGGATGCGTCCCGGGAACCTCGACGAGGTGGCGGGACAGGCGCATCTGATTGGGGAGGGCGCGCCTCTCAGGAGAATAATCAATTCCGGGGTCTTGCCAAGCTGCATCCTGTACGGGCCGCCAGGAACCGGCAAGACGACCCTGGCCCGCCTTATGGCCCGCCTGACGGACAGGGATATCCTCGAGATCAACGCAGTGTCCGCGAAGGTCGCCGAGCTTCGCGACCTGCTGAAAGAATCGGAGAGACTGAAGGCCTTCAGATCGGGCAGAAGCGCCGTCTCCTTCGTCGACGAGATCTATCACTTCAACCGGACTCAGCAGAACGTCCTGCTTCCCTCGGTCGAGAGGGGAGACATAGTGCTGGTCGGGGCGACCACCGAGAACCCCTGGTTCGAGATAAACAAGACCCTTCTCTCGCGCATGATGGTCTTCGAGCTTCAACCCCTTCAGACGGACGACCTTGTAAAACTCCTTCACGCTGCGCTCCATGACGATGAGCGAGGCCTTGGCGGCCTTGACGTTGCTTTCGAGGACGAGGCTCTGCGCAGGATCGCACTGACGGCCGGAGGCGACGCGCGCCAGGCTTTGGGACGCCTCGAGTTTGTCGCGATGGCGGCCCTCGGCCTCAAGAAAAAAGTGACGGAGGAGTTCGCCTTAAAAACCCTGCCCGCCGCGGCGATAAGGCACGACAAGTCGGCCGACGATCATTACGCGGTGATCTCCGCCCTTATTAAGAGCATAAGGGGCTCCGACCCCGACGCGGCCATCTACTGGCTTTCCAGGCTCCTCGTGGCGGGAGAGGATCTGCGGTTCATCTGCAGACGCCTTCAGATATCCGCTGCGGAGGACATAGGTCTCGCCGATCCGCACGCCCTGGTCGTAGCCTCGTCGGCGGCCCGGGCCGTAGACATGACAGGCATGCCGGAGGCCAGGATCATACTTGCCGAGGCAGTCATATACCTCGCGGCGGCGCCGAAGAGCAACAGCGCGTACCTCGCGGTGGATAGAGCGATGAAATCCATCACGCAGGGCAACCTACAGAGCGTGCCTTACCACCTGCGCCCAGGCGGCGAAGGCTATGCATACCCACACGACTCCCCGGGACACTGGGTCTCTCAGCAGTACATGACGGAACTGGCGCGTTTTTACTACCCGGGCGAGCTTGGAGCGGAAAAGGACATGCTGGACAGGCTGAAGAAGTATTGGAGGCGCTTCAGCACCCCCTAGGCGGAAGTCTCCCTCCACCAGCAGAGGCCCTTCGAATTGCAGAACGGGGCGGCCGCGAGCATTCGAGTGCAGAAGGGGGTGGAGAGGGCGTAGATCAAAAACGCAGTGAACAGAACAAGCGACGCCGCTTCGTAATTCCTCTCTCCTTCGGCTGGGCCCCTCCATATGTATCGGATCGAGAAAAGCAGCAGAAGTATGAAAACGCCGGGAGGAGTTACAAACTAGCCCACCGCCTTGTACAGGACATAAGACCAGGTCATAAGTCAGTAACTTCCCTGAGGGCGTCTTTTGCGCGGATCTTCAGCGAGGCGATCAGGCTCTGCCTGCTTAGCGCGATATGCTTCCTCGTCTCTTCCACGGCCCTGTCGATGTCTCTCTTAAGCACAGCGTCCACGATAGCCTCGTGTCCCATGATGAAATTCGTAACGCGTGAACTCTCCAGCGAGAAGGGCCTGCACAGGTGAATCAGGTCTGCGATATTGGCCAGGGTGTTTGCCAGGTACTTGTTCGTGACGGACTTGTAGATCAACGAGTGAAAGGCCTTGTCCTCGCGGACGTACTCCTCGGTGATCGTGTCGTCGGTCATTGCTCCGAATATGGACCGGAAGCGCTGCAGCCCGACGGTCAGCTCTTCCGAATGGTCCGCCTTGCAGAGATTCACCGAGGCCATGACCTCAAGCTCCTCCCTGAGATCGTACAGGTCCGAGGCGTCTTTGAGGGACGGCATGGTCACGAATGCGCCCTTGCGCGGCTCCAGAGTCACGAGCCCCGTCTGGCCCAATTGGCGAATCGCCTCTCTTATCGGAGTCCTCGAGACTTCCAACCGTTCAGCAAGGTCAATCTCCGAAAGTTTCGTCCCAGGTTTAATGGAGCCATCCACGATCGCGCTCCTTAGTTTCTCGTAAACAATCTGCCGGAGCCCCTGGCTCATAGCAGGGGACAAGACACCTCTGTCCACAAAAAAACGCCCCCCTATTTTTTCATTGTACTCATTATACTGCATGGGAAGTGCTTTTATAAGCCCCGATTCCACTGGACATCGAGCCTCAAGTATGGTAAAAATTACCAGTGTTCGCCGGGGTGGCGGAATGGTAGACGCAGCGGACTCAAAATCCGCCGTGGGCGACCACATGGGGGTTCGAGTCCCCCCCCCGGCACCAGACAGACAGGACGGCTGCACGGAGGTCGTCCGGACGGCCTGTCTGCGAGCGAGGCTGAACGACCGGGGATCGTCTGCGGACCCCGGTTTTCCGTCCTTTGCGTCTGCTTCGCAGGAGATGTGTGAAAAAAGGAGGCGAACAGTAACGATGAAAAAAATGTTCATGTGTTTGGTTCTGTCGATCGCTCTTATCGCGATGACGGGCCTGTCCGCCTGCGCGGAGCCTCTGGCTCGTGTGGCAACCTTCTTCAAGGGCGACGGCATGGCGGAGTTCTTCGACACGATCGACGACTCAAAGATAACTCCCGTCTTTCCGGCGCAAGAGTGGGGCGACACTGTCGTTCTCGTAATGCCTCTGTGCGACGACTGCACTGTATCGGTCTACATGGCCGTGCTCGACGACGACTACCGGCCCGTGCCCGACCGGGACGATCTTATCCTGACC from Synergistaceae bacterium encodes the following:
- a CDS encoding HAD family hydrolase, with protein sequence MSSHGCTHLWRPALSSSFILDWDGVLAETKLSFAHIREKYFQGRFVPLFESIETLPAETAKALEKDIYNEEMRGAEIAEAVPGAFELVEWLQAKGIPWCVVSRNCFDSIRLAAQKAGLSLPSIVYSRDTPPVKPSPEALWRAAEDMKVHPSGCLMIGDFVYDLVGARRAGMRAVLVQRPGVEWEHWADASFDRLLDFVEVLKKEGSLQAWEYRALQGSGGDAASLEALAGCALSMPDSREDILSVCMKCAARGVLNFHLEGEGTLGAAQWFEIQGLSPEWLDMPVKEVLKHLLGLKYPLARVIDDMAGFTALRVNEAGEPEVL
- a CDS encoding replication-associated recombination protein A; this translates as MTPRGFAETPLAERMRPGNLDEVAGQAHLIGEGAPLRRIINSGVLPSCILYGPPGTGKTTLARLMARLTDRDILEINAVSAKVAELRDLLKESERLKAFRSGRSAVSFVDEIYHFNRTQQNVLLPSVERGDIVLVGATTENPWFEINKTLLSRMMVFELQPLQTDDLVKLLHAALHDDERGLGGLDVAFEDEALRRIALTAGGDARQALGRLEFVAMAALGLKKKVTEEFALKTLPAAAIRHDKSADDHYAVISALIKSIRGSDPDAAIYWLSRLLVAGEDLRFICRRLQISAAEDIGLADPHALVVASSAARAVDMTGMPEARIILAEAVIYLAAAPKSNSAYLAVDRAMKSITQGNLQSVPYHLRPGGEGYAYPHDSPGHWVSQQYMTELARFYYPGELGAEKDMLDRLKKYWRRFSTP
- a CDS encoding GntR family transcriptional regulator; the encoded protein is MQYNEYNEKIGGRFFVDRGVLSPAMSQGLRQIVYEKLRSAIVDGSIKPGTKLSEIDLAERLEVSRTPIREAIRQLGQTGLVTLEPRKGAFVTMPSLKDASDLYDLREELEVMASVNLCKADHSEELTVGLQRFRSIFGAMTDDTITEEYVREDKAFHSLIYKSVTNKYLANTLANIADLIHLCRPFSLESSRVTNFIMGHEAIVDAVLKRDIDRAVEETRKHIALSRQSLIASLKIRAKDALREVTDL